In one window of Prosthecomicrobium sp. N25 DNA:
- a CDS encoding threonine dehydratase, which translates to MTREDLEAARSVVYRRLAPTPQLAWPLLAEAAGTAVWAKHENHLMTGAFKARGGLVYVDRLRRERPHVRGIVSATRGNHGQSLAFATRGTGLSCTIVVPHGNSVEKNAAMRALGADLVEHGRDFDEARVRAAEIAAERGFEMVPSFHADLVRGVASYGLELFEAVPDLGVVYAPIGLGSGICGLAAARAALGVRAELVGVVSENAPAYKLSVEAGRVVPTNSAATFADGMAVRVPSEEALAIIRTEVARIVTVSDEEVAEAMRLLFRATHNVAEGAGAAALAALLKERTSLAGRPAAFVLSGGNVDTPWYRTVLEGGTPVPA; encoded by the coding sequence ATGACCCGCGAAGACCTGGAAGCCGCTCGCTCCGTCGTCTACCGGCGCCTCGCCCCGACGCCTCAGCTCGCCTGGCCGCTGCTGGCCGAGGCGGCGGGAACAGCCGTCTGGGCGAAGCACGAGAACCACCTGATGACCGGCGCCTTCAAGGCGCGGGGCGGGCTCGTCTACGTCGACCGGCTCCGCCGCGAGCGCCCACATGTGCGCGGCATCGTCTCCGCCACCCGCGGCAACCACGGCCAGTCGCTCGCCTTCGCGACGCGCGGCACGGGCCTCTCCTGCACGATCGTGGTGCCGCACGGCAATTCGGTGGAGAAGAACGCGGCCATGCGCGCCCTCGGTGCCGATCTCGTCGAGCACGGCCGGGACTTCGACGAGGCGCGGGTCCGGGCCGCCGAGATCGCGGCCGAGCGCGGCTTCGAAATGGTGCCGAGCTTCCACGCCGATCTCGTCCGCGGGGTCGCGAGCTACGGACTGGAGCTCTTCGAGGCGGTCCCCGACCTGGGGGTCGTCTACGCCCCGATCGGCCTCGGCTCGGGCATCTGCGGGCTGGCGGCGGCGCGCGCCGCGCTGGGCGTCCGGGCCGAACTAGTCGGCGTCGTGTCCGAGAACGCCCCCGCCTACAAGCTCTCCGTCGAGGCCGGCCGCGTCGTGCCCACGAATTCGGCCGCCACCTTCGCGGACGGCATGGCGGTCCGCGTGCCCTCCGAGGAAGCCCTGGCGATCATCCGGACGGAGGTCGCCCGGATCGTCACCGTGTCGGACGAGGAGGTCGCGGAGGCCATGCGGCTCCTCTTCCGCGCGACCCACAACGTCGCCGAGGGCGCCGGCGCCGCCGCGCTCGCCGCCCTGCTCAAGGAGCGGACCTCCCTCGCGGGCCGGCCGGCGGCCTTCGTGCTGTCCGGCGGCAACGTGGACACGCCCTGGTACCGAACCGTGCTGGAGGGCGGCACGCCGGTTCCGGCCTGA
- a CDS encoding phasin family protein, translated as MADDPKKLEIPENLRDFTQKSVDQAKKAFDDYMSATQSALEKLDRSASGAQSGASDLNRKILELAEENVDSVFAHAQRLAKARDFQELVRLQTEFLKAQMANLGEQARVISDATAKTASSIVKSDG; from the coding sequence ATGGCCGACGACCCCAAGAAGCTGGAGATCCCCGAGAACCTTCGCGACTTCACCCAGAAGAGCGTGGACCAGGCCAAGAAGGCGTTCGACGACTACATGTCGGCGACCCAATCCGCGCTGGAGAAGCTCGATCGCTCGGCCTCGGGAGCGCAGTCCGGCGCGTCGGACCTCAACCGCAAGATTTTGGAGCTCGCCGAGGAGAACGTCGACTCGGTCTTCGCGCATGCGCAGCGGCTCGCCAAGGCGCGCGACTTCCAGGAGCTCGTGCGGCTGCAGACGGAGTTCCTGAAGGCCCAGATGGCCAACCTCGGCGAACAGGCGCGCGTGATCAGCGACGCCACCGCCAAGACCGCGAGCAGCATCGTCAAGTCGGACGGGTGA
- a CDS encoding ATP-binding protein: MRIDLEILVSLLALDPVGQALDDARPALVLAADGTPLLANAAAAALGAAGSERAAVVPDTILRQAVRFAERSPAGTVAVELVRVPTGLKTTLHRVELHALGQVGDGPAVLLRLPTLQARGSAGEPGLAGSLALLEAPDRLLAAFDAAGDVIAAYGDYALLDGSQDEIERFVIEADGLTVARKAVETLPFAADAALVVVGGRPDLRVLFIARRHGEPVRAAVPAAPPAGASSDVLDPVFMGLAPLSDLIGTPIQGRPGAAPALADAGAPEPEVPAAPDIPAVAITPAPPFPGATPEDLGTALGFVAEAASVEAPPAAAAARHATTEDDKVQVVEVQDGQIHDEQTADAQAPGQEQPIAEEPVSPPPVEAVEAGPSSADVPPETVKSEAVPERLAPVEGAAEADGEGEPLAGPARDDFVFSPEARPRRFVWQMDAAERFTFLSEDLATAVGPRAADLVGLAWSAADATLGLDPAGRIRAALERRDTWSGLTVLWPVQGEPLRVPVDLAALPAFDRHRAFEGYRGFGVCRTSEAVPDPAGTGLRLQDRPRQAPEEPAAEPEAEAAAPLPSPDRTAAETPPAEEPTLQAASEEPETGAATASAAASDAEPAAVLPALEELTADEIREAPAPPEDAFAGETDEALPEPLALAEPEIVTAPQAAAEVWAPQAAAAPESAAAQPAPEPTPSIDDAAPPPERQAPAAEAPPPGRTESRVVTVPANRGSRIVTLPTAVRSSAEPSRLSAPERIAFRQIAAALGARLEGEDDNRSGVEKPGPAAPAPHAPEGGPEARIPSPPAEPETPAAAAQAGDATEFPGETALLEAPPADLGAAPAAVAEPEAVATAGVTDEAARILEPAPAEAEPVAEAPPAILPPAAPDEAPAAPAPVVAEAPAAPGLDLVPSAFAPPPGDIAAATRVLDRIPLGAAVLKAEALAHVNPAFLDLLGYKSPEDLEGAGGLEAIFAGEHVARRFFREDANGEVRPLAAIGREGEVIPVNARLASIPWGPGTALLMTLTRVPRPAVEAAVETPSGRAALEALREARERANELEAIIDTATDGVLMIDGDGRVVSANRAAEALFGTERAEMGNRPLVDLLAPESRRSAQDYLEGLARNGVASVLNDGREVIGQVRPEGLIPLFMTIGRISSGPSSKFCAVLRDITQWKKSEEELTAARRRAEAASVHKSEFLAKISHEIRTPLNAIIGFSELMLDERFGTIGNERYKDYLKDVHTSGTHIMSLINDLLDLSKVEAGKMELKFEAVSLADVLGECVAIMQPQANRERIIIRTSLPASVPPVVADPRSVRQIVLNLLSNAVKFTPAGGQVIVSTSLEDSGEVVVRVRDTGYGMTDKEIQTALEPFRQLHTTRVRGGGTGLGLPLTKALVEANRATFRIDSAVNQGTLVSITFPVTRVLAG, from the coding sequence ATGCGCATCGACCTCGAGATTCTCGTCAGCCTACTCGCACTCGATCCGGTCGGGCAGGCCCTGGACGATGCTCGCCCTGCGCTCGTGCTGGCGGCGGACGGCACGCCCCTGCTCGCCAACGCGGCCGCGGCGGCGCTCGGGGCTGCCGGCTCGGAGAGGGCCGCCGTGGTACCGGACACGATCCTTCGCCAGGCGGTCCGCTTCGCCGAGCGCAGCCCGGCGGGCACCGTCGCGGTGGAACTCGTCCGTGTCCCGACCGGCCTGAAGACCACCCTGCACAGGGTCGAACTCCACGCGCTCGGCCAGGTCGGCGACGGCCCTGCCGTCCTCCTGCGGCTGCCGACCCTGCAGGCGCGCGGCAGTGCGGGTGAACCCGGCCTCGCCGGCAGCCTCGCGCTCCTCGAAGCCCCCGACCGCCTTCTCGCGGCCTTCGACGCGGCGGGCGACGTCATCGCCGCCTATGGCGACTACGCGCTCCTCGACGGATCGCAGGACGAGATCGAACGCTTCGTCATCGAGGCGGACGGGCTCACCGTGGCCCGCAAGGCGGTGGAAACCCTGCCCTTCGCCGCCGATGCCGCCCTGGTGGTGGTCGGCGGACGGCCCGACCTCCGCGTTCTCTTCATCGCTCGCCGGCACGGCGAGCCGGTTCGGGCCGCTGTCCCGGCCGCGCCGCCCGCCGGCGCGTCCAGCGACGTGCTCGACCCTGTCTTCATGGGCCTCGCGCCGCTGTCGGACCTGATCGGGACCCCGATCCAGGGGCGCCCCGGGGCCGCGCCGGCGCTGGCGGATGCCGGTGCCCCCGAGCCGGAGGTCCCCGCGGCTCCGGATATCCCCGCCGTCGCCATCACGCCCGCGCCGCCCTTTCCCGGCGCGACTCCGGAGGACCTCGGCACCGCGCTCGGCTTCGTCGCCGAGGCGGCCTCCGTCGAGGCGCCTCCCGCCGCCGCGGCGGCGCGGCACGCCACGACCGAGGACGATAAGGTCCAGGTCGTGGAGGTGCAGGACGGGCAGATCCACGACGAGCAGACCGCCGATGCCCAGGCGCCCGGCCAGGAACAGCCGATTGCCGAGGAGCCGGTATCTCCGCCGCCTGTCGAGGCGGTCGAGGCCGGGCCTTCCTCGGCCGACGTCCCTCCGGAGACCGTCAAGTCCGAGGCCGTGCCAGAGCGGCTCGCCCCGGTCGAAGGCGCCGCCGAGGCGGACGGAGAGGGCGAACCCCTCGCCGGGCCGGCACGGGACGACTTCGTCTTCAGCCCGGAAGCCCGCCCGCGCCGCTTCGTCTGGCAGATGGACGCCGCCGAGCGCTTCACCTTCCTGTCGGAGGACCTGGCCACTGCCGTGGGGCCCCGCGCGGCCGATCTGGTCGGGCTGGCCTGGAGTGCCGCAGACGCGACGCTCGGACTGGATCCGGCCGGCCGCATCCGCGCGGCCCTCGAGCGGCGCGACACCTGGAGCGGACTGACCGTGCTGTGGCCCGTACAGGGCGAGCCCCTGCGCGTGCCCGTCGACCTCGCCGCCCTCCCGGCCTTCGATCGGCACCGCGCGTTCGAAGGCTATCGCGGTTTCGGCGTGTGCCGGACCAGCGAGGCCGTCCCCGACCCGGCCGGCACCGGCCTCCGCCTGCAGGACCGCCCCCGGCAGGCGCCGGAGGAGCCCGCGGCCGAGCCGGAAGCCGAGGCCGCCGCTCCCCTGCCCTCCCCCGACCGTACCGCGGCCGAAACGCCCCCGGCCGAGGAGCCGACCCTCCAAGCAGCTTCGGAGGAACCGGAAACCGGAGCCGCGACTGCATCGGCCGCGGCGTCCGACGCCGAACCGGCGGCAGTGCTGCCCGCCCTTGAGGAGCTGACGGCCGACGAGATCCGCGAGGCCCCTGCTCCGCCCGAAGACGCCTTCGCGGGCGAGACGGACGAGGCCTTGCCGGAACCGCTGGCCCTGGCCGAGCCCGAGATCGTCACCGCCCCCCAGGCGGCCGCCGAGGTATGGGCACCCCAGGCAGCCGCCGCCCCGGAGAGCGCCGCGGCGCAACCTGCGCCCGAGCCGACCCCGTCCATCGACGATGCCGCCCCGCCACCGGAGCGGCAGGCTCCCGCGGCCGAGGCGCCGCCCCCCGGGAGGACGGAGAGCCGCGTGGTGACGGTGCCGGCCAATCGCGGCTCGCGCATCGTGACCTTGCCGACCGCCGTGCGCTCCTCCGCCGAGCCGAGCCGCCTCTCCGCTCCCGAGCGGATCGCCTTCCGACAGATCGCGGCCGCCCTCGGCGCGCGTCTGGAAGGGGAGGACGACAACCGCTCGGGCGTCGAGAAGCCCGGGCCGGCGGCGCCCGCTCCCCATGCCCCGGAGGGCGGGCCCGAGGCGCGCATCCCGTCTCCGCCAGCCGAGCCCGAGACCCCTGCCGCGGCCGCGCAGGCCGGCGACGCCACGGAATTCCCGGGCGAGACTGCCTTGCTCGAGGCTCCGCCGGCCGACCTCGGCGCCGCACCGGCGGCCGTGGCCGAGCCCGAGGCCGTCGCCACGGCCGGCGTGACGGACGAGGCCGCCCGGATCCTCGAGCCCGCGCCGGCGGAGGCCGAGCCCGTCGCCGAGGCGCCGCCGGCGATCCTGCCGCCTGCCGCCCCCGACGAGGCCCCGGCCGCGCCGGCCCCGGTCGTCGCAGAGGCGCCGGCCGCGCCGGGCCTGGACCTGGTCCCCTCCGCCTTCGCGCCCCCGCCCGGCGACATCGCCGCCGCCACCCGCGTGCTCGACCGCATTCCCCTCGGCGCCGCCGTGCTCAAGGCCGAGGCGCTGGCCCACGTCAACCCGGCCTTCCTCGACCTCCTCGGCTACAAGTCGCCGGAGGATCTCGAAGGCGCGGGCGGTCTGGAGGCCATCTTCGCCGGCGAGCACGTCGCCCGCCGCTTCTTCCGCGAGGACGCCAACGGCGAAGTCCGGCCCCTCGCCGCCATCGGCCGGGAGGGCGAGGTCATCCCGGTGAATGCCCGTCTCGCCAGCATCCCCTGGGGTCCCGGCACCGCGTTGCTCATGACCCTGACCCGCGTGCCCCGCCCGGCCGTGGAGGCCGCCGTCGAGACCCCGTCGGGTCGCGCCGCCCTGGAGGCCCTGCGCGAGGCACGCGAGCGGGCGAACGAGCTCGAGGCCATCATCGACACGGCCACCGACGGCGTCCTGATGATCGACGGCGACGGCCGGGTCGTGTCCGCCAACCGCGCCGCCGAGGCCCTCTTCGGCACCGAGCGGGCCGAGATGGGCAATCGCCCCCTCGTCGACCTGCTGGCCCCCGAGAGCCGCCGTTCGGCGCAGGACTACCTGGAGGGCCTCGCCCGCAACGGCGTGGCGAGCGTCCTGAACGACGGCCGCGAGGTCATCGGCCAGGTCCGTCCCGAGGGGCTGATCCCGCTCTTCATGACCATCGGCCGCATCTCCTCGGGGCCGTCCTCGAAATTCTGCGCGGTTCTGCGCGACATCACCCAGTGGAAGAAGTCCGAGGAGGAACTGACCGCCGCCCGTCGCCGTGCCGAGGCCGCGAGCGTGCACAAGAGCGAGTTCCTCGCCAAGATCAGCCACGAGATCCGCACGCCGCTCAACGCCATCATCGGTTTCTCGGAGCTGATGCTCGACGAGCGCTTCGGCACCATCGGCAACGAGCGCTACAAGGACTACCTCAAGGACGTCCACACGTCCGGCACCCACATCATGAGCCTCATCAACGACCTGCTCGACCTCTCCAAGGTCGAGGCGGGCAAGATGGAGCTGAAGTTCGAGGCCGTCTCGCTGGCGGACGTGCTCGGCGAATGCGTCGCCATCATGCAGCCGCAGGCGAACCGGGAGCGGATCATCATCCGCACCAGCCTCCCCGCGAGCGTACCCCCGGTCGTCGCCGACCCGCGCTCCGTCCGCCAGATCGTGCTGAACCTGCTCTCCAACGCGGTGAAGTTCACGCCGGCCGGCGGCCAGGTGATCGTCTCGACGTCGCTGGAGGACTCCGGCGAGGTGGTCGTCCGCGTCCGCGACACCGGCTACGGCATGACCGACAAGGAGATCCAGACGGCGCTCGAGCCCTTCCGCCAGCTCCACACCACCCGCGTGCGCGGCGGCGGCACCGGCCTCGGCCTGCCCCTCACGAAGGCCCTCGTCGAAGCCAACCGGGCCACCTTCCGCATCGACTCCGCCGTCAACCAGGGCACGCTCGTCTCCATCACCTTCCCGGTCACCCGCGTCCTCGCCGGCTGA
- a CDS encoding beta strand repeat-containing protein: MIQGLNVQISTDTFFSNGATDVLYGSNLNDAIFYNNGTFADGVGGINGIQQFDLAAGDDIADFSAHGVGGTSYSKQILVRGGDGNDFVIGGSNSDDLRGDAGNDTLAGNAGGDDITGGDGDDLIYGDDFGANLVGGQDYLRGGNGNDTMYGGAKGDRLEGGIGDDVLYGQWGDDGLFGGAGNDVLYGDDVGGTGGDKLNGEDGDDKLFGYGGIDQLNGGNGADTLDGGDGNDLFDGGAGNDILIGGGGNDVLNGGADSDTVVFSGNRADYVVSMNPDGTLQLTDMRAGSPDGSDKIVNIEFLQFADTLVSINQLDNPPVITSNGGGATAAVSINENTADVTTVTATDPDVGQPITFRIGGGADASLFTIDPTTGALRFVAAPDYENAIDADGNGVYDVIVQAYDGVIATSQRIAVTVNDVADGAAPTITSNGGGATAVVDVLENTTAVTTVTASDADSATITYRIAGGADAALFTVDPATGKLAFVNAPDFETPRDAGGDNIYDVIVEASDGLNTDWQKVAVRVGNVNDNPTTLNAPNSVIVDENTTAVATLTATDADATVPGFGSTFSIVGGADSARFTVDPATGALRFINAPNFESPTDSNLDNIYEVIVQASDGISIDQKTVTVTVANVNEAPTVTSNGGGATATVTMAENGKAVTTVQGADPDGPATLGYVIAGGADAALFTIDAATGALSFISAPDFENPEDANRDNRYEVIVGTSDGTLVGTQALSIAITDVNEVGKVITGTSLNDTVSPTASSASLRSTALNDTIYGLDGNDIIDGGAGVDRMEGGNGNDTYTVDTFSNDGRSWNDDLVVEVAGGGIDRVNASVSYVLAAEVENLTLTGTASIDGTGNGLDNQLQGNSGNNVLAGAGGNDQVLGNDGSDTLFGDDGNDTLVGGNGLDTLNGGAGADRLDGGTGADSMTGGDGDDLYIVDSVDDVAVEAAGGGNDTVSSTVTYTLGAEIETLTLAGTLAINGTGNASANTINGNNAANILSGLDGNDTINAAGGDDVVYGGIGTDSIDGGAGNDILWGGEFSDTVKGGAGLDTISGGTGKDTLTGNTEADTFVFAFGDTTLNTNLDRITDFVGSTGDRIDLDFVAGSLASTAYAEASVASATFDDALALARTMMNTTTKVVFIAGTTDGWLFWDGAGNDGLPDQAVQMTGVTSTSLFDNTFIL; encoded by the coding sequence GTGATCCAGGGCTTGAACGTCCAGATCTCGACCGACACCTTTTTCTCCAACGGTGCGACCGACGTTCTCTACGGGTCGAACCTCAACGACGCGATCTTCTACAACAACGGCACCTTCGCGGACGGTGTGGGCGGCATCAACGGCATCCAGCAGTTCGACCTCGCAGCGGGCGACGACATCGCCGACTTCAGCGCGCACGGGGTGGGCGGCACAAGCTATTCGAAGCAGATCCTGGTGCGCGGCGGCGACGGCAACGACTTCGTGATCGGCGGGTCGAACAGCGACGACCTGCGCGGCGATGCCGGCAACGACACGCTGGCGGGCAACGCCGGCGGCGACGACATCACGGGCGGCGACGGCGACGACCTGATCTACGGCGACGACTTCGGGGCGAACCTGGTCGGCGGGCAGGACTACCTGCGCGGCGGCAACGGCAACGACACGATGTACGGCGGCGCCAAGGGCGACCGGCTCGAGGGCGGCATCGGCGACGACGTCCTGTACGGGCAGTGGGGCGACGACGGTCTCTTCGGCGGGGCCGGCAACGACGTCCTGTACGGCGACGACGTCGGCGGCACGGGCGGCGACAAGCTGAACGGCGAGGACGGCGACGACAAGCTGTTCGGCTATGGCGGCATCGACCAGCTGAACGGCGGAAACGGCGCCGACACGTTGGACGGCGGCGACGGCAACGACCTCTTCGACGGCGGTGCGGGCAACGACATCCTCATCGGTGGGGGCGGCAACGACGTCCTGAACGGCGGCGCGGACAGCGACACGGTCGTCTTCTCGGGCAACCGGGCCGACTACGTCGTGTCGATGAACCCGGACGGCACCCTGCAACTGACCGACATGCGCGCCGGGTCGCCCGACGGCTCCGACAAGATCGTCAACATCGAGTTCCTGCAGTTCGCCGACACCCTGGTGTCGATCAACCAGCTGGACAATCCGCCGGTCATCACCTCGAACGGCGGCGGCGCCACCGCGGCGGTCTCGATCAACGAGAACACGGCCGACGTCACCACGGTGACGGCCACGGACCCCGATGTCGGGCAGCCGATCACGTTCCGCATCGGCGGCGGAGCCGACGCGAGCCTCTTCACCATCGACCCGACGACCGGCGCGCTCCGCTTCGTCGCGGCGCCCGACTACGAGAACGCGATCGACGCGGACGGCAACGGCGTCTACGACGTGATCGTGCAGGCCTATGACGGCGTGATCGCCACGTCGCAGCGGATCGCCGTCACGGTCAACGACGTGGCGGACGGCGCGGCGCCGACCATCACGTCGAACGGGGGCGGGGCGACCGCCGTGGTGGACGTGCTGGAGAACACGACCGCGGTCACGACGGTGACGGCGAGCGATGCGGACAGCGCCACGATCACCTACCGGATCGCCGGCGGGGCGGACGCGGCGCTCTTCACCGTGGATCCGGCCACCGGCAAGCTCGCCTTCGTCAACGCCCCGGACTTCGAGACGCCCCGGGACGCGGGCGGGGACAACATCTACGACGTCATCGTGGAGGCCTCGGACGGGCTCAACACCGACTGGCAGAAGGTCGCGGTCCGGGTCGGCAACGTCAACGACAACCCGACGACGCTGAATGCGCCGAACTCGGTCATCGTCGACGAGAACACGACGGCGGTCGCGACCCTGACGGCGACGGACGCGGACGCCACGGTGCCGGGCTTCGGGTCGACCTTCTCGATCGTGGGCGGCGCCGATTCGGCCCGCTTCACCGTCGATCCGGCGACGGGAGCGCTGCGCTTCATCAACGCCCCGAACTTCGAATCGCCCACCGACTCCAACCTCGACAATATCTACGAGGTGATCGTCCAGGCGAGCGACGGGATCTCCATCGACCAGAAGACCGTCACGGTCACGGTCGCCAACGTCAACGAGGCGCCGACGGTGACCTCGAACGGCGGCGGGGCGACCGCCACCGTGACCATGGCTGAGAACGGCAAGGCCGTGACCACCGTGCAGGGCGCCGATCCGGACGGCCCGGCGACCCTCGGCTACGTGATCGCGGGCGGCGCCGACGCGGCGCTCTTCACGATCGACGCGGCCACGGGCGCGCTCAGCTTCATCTCCGCGCCGGACTTCGAGAACCCCGAGGACGCCAACCGCGACAATCGCTACGAAGTGATCGTCGGCACCAGCGACGGAACGCTGGTCGGCACCCAGGCCCTGAGCATCGCCATCACGGACGTCAACGAGGTCGGAAAGGTCATCACCGGGACGAGCCTCAACGACACGGTCTCGCCGACCGCGTCCTCGGCGTCGCTGCGCTCGACGGCCCTGAACGACACCATCTACGGGCTCGACGGCAACGACATCATCGACGGCGGCGCCGGCGTCGACCGGATGGAAGGCGGCAACGGCAACGACACCTACACGGTCGACACCTTCTCGAACGACGGGCGGTCGTGGAACGACGACCTCGTGGTCGAAGTGGCGGGCGGCGGCATCGACCGCGTCAACGCCTCGGTCAGCTACGTGCTGGCGGCCGAGGTCGAGAACCTGACCCTGACCGGGACCGCGTCGATCGACGGCACCGGCAACGGGCTGGACAACCAGCTCCAGGGCAATTCCGGCAACAACGTGCTGGCGGGCGCCGGCGGCAACGACCAAGTGCTCGGTAACGACGGCAGCGACACGCTGTTCGGCGACGACGGCAACGACACGCTGGTCGGCGGCAATGGCCTCGACACGCTGAACGGCGGCGCCGGCGCGGACCGCCTGGATGGCGGCACCGGGGCGGACAGCATGACCGGCGGCGACGGCGACGATCTCTACATCGTCGACTCGGTCGACGACGTGGCGGTCGAGGCGGCCGGCGGCGGCAACGACACCGTCAGCAGCACGGTGACCTACACGCTCGGGGCGGAAATCGAGACCCTGACGCTGGCCGGCACGCTGGCGATCAACGGCACGGGCAACGCGTCGGCCAACACGATCAACGGCAACAACGCCGCCAACATCCTGTCCGGCCTGGACGGCAACGACACCATCAACGCCGCTGGCGGCGACGACGTGGTGTATGGCGGGATCGGCACCGACTCGATCGACGGCGGCGCCGGCAACGACATCCTGTGGGGTGGGGAGTTCAGCGACACCGTCAAGGGCGGGGCCGGTCTGGACACGATCTCGGGCGGCACCGGCAAGGACACCCTGACGGGCAACACCGAGGCGGACACCTTCGTGTTCGCCTTCGGGGACACCACGCTCAACACCAACCTGGACCGCATCACCGATTTTGTCGGCTCGACCGGCGACCGGATCGACCTCGACTTCGTCGCGGGTTCGCTCGCCTCCACCGCCTACGCGGAGGCCAGCGTGGCGAGCGCCACCTTCGACGATGCCCTGGCGCTCGCGCGCACCATGATGAACACCACCACCAAGGTGGTCTTCATCGCCGGCACGACGGACGGCTGGCTCTTCTGGGACGGCGCCGGCAACGACGGCCTGCCGGACCAGGCGGTCCAGATGACGGGCGTGACCTCGACGTCGCTGTTCGACAACACCTTCATCCTCTGA
- a CDS encoding MFS transporter, which yields MTTSSAPAVPADLFARAKPARVGCALLFMIQGLVSGGWVPHIPLAKAEIGVGTGVFGWILLAAAGGAVAAMPVAGALINRFGSAAVNRVAGVFFCLSFLLPILAATPITLAIGLALFGAGIGVFDVAMNAHGIAVEREARRAIMSSFHGWYSVGAAAGAGLGSVAVALVGETAHALATAAGTLGLLAYAAPRLLPAAADRGLSGSHFGWPTRATVGLGALCFLALMIEGAMLDWTAIHLSTNLGASVALAGWGFAAFQTGMAVTRFLGDGLRMRFGSVRLVGVSASGLSISLAAAIALPWPAVAVLAFGVAGLAIGNLAPVLFAGGARLEPDAPGRGIAAVTTMGYTGFLVGPPTIGMLAEATGLRLALGVTVLGAVVIALGAKAAKASDSF from the coding sequence ATGACCACGTCTTCCGCACCGGCCGTCCCGGCCGACCTCTTCGCGCGCGCCAAACCCGCCCGGGTCGGCTGCGCCCTTCTGTTCATGATCCAGGGCCTCGTCTCGGGCGGCTGGGTGCCGCACATCCCGCTTGCCAAGGCGGAGATCGGGGTCGGGACCGGCGTCTTCGGATGGATTCTGCTCGCGGCGGCGGGCGGGGCGGTGGCGGCCATGCCGGTCGCCGGGGCGCTGATCAACAGGTTCGGCAGCGCCGCGGTCAACCGTGTCGCGGGCGTGTTCTTCTGCCTCTCCTTCCTATTGCCGATCCTCGCCGCCACGCCGATCACCCTGGCGATCGGGCTCGCCCTGTTCGGCGCCGGCATCGGCGTCTTCGACGTGGCCATGAACGCCCACGGCATCGCGGTGGAGCGGGAGGCACGCCGGGCCATCATGTCGTCCTTCCACGGCTGGTACAGCGTCGGGGCGGCCGCCGGGGCCGGGCTCGGCTCGGTGGCGGTGGCGCTGGTGGGGGAGACCGCCCACGCGCTCGCGACCGCGGCGGGCACGCTCGGGCTCCTCGCCTATGCGGCGCCGCGGCTCCTGCCGGCGGCGGCGGACCGCGGCCTCTCCGGCAGCCATTTCGGCTGGCCGACGCGGGCGACCGTCGGTCTCGGTGCCCTGTGCTTCCTGGCGCTGATGATCGAGGGGGCGATGCTCGACTGGACGGCGATCCACCTGTCGACCAATCTCGGGGCCTCGGTGGCGCTGGCCGGGTGGGGCTTCGCGGCCTTCCAGACCGGGATGGCGGTGACGCGGTTCCTGGGCGACGGGCTCAGGATGCGCTTCGGCTCGGTGCGGCTGGTCGGCGTCTCGGCGAGCGGCCTTTCGATCTCGCTCGCCGCCGCCATCGCGCTGCCCTGGCCGGCGGTCGCCGTCCTGGCCTTCGGGGTCGCGGGGCTCGCCATCGGAAACCTGGCGCCGGTGCTGTTCGCCGGCGGTGCGCGGCTGGAGCCGGACGCGCCGGGCCGGGGCATCGCGGCCGTGACCACGATGGGCTACACCGGCTTCCTGGTCGGACCGCCGACCATCGGCATGCTGGCCGAGGCAACGGGGCTCCGGCTGGCGCTCGGAGTGACCGTGCTCGGCGCCGTCGTGATCGCGCTCGGCGCCAAGGCCGCGAAGGCCTCGGATTCCTTCTGA
- a CDS encoding phasin, whose amino-acid sequence MSETEIEVKPAKKSAKPAVAEKVGAFEMPKFELPKFDVPKFEMPKLDFAKMPQIEVPPVFREMAEKGVEQAKQNYEKLKVAAEEATDMIEDTYETARSGLVEYNLKALDAMKANTDAVFGFAKDLASVKTFAEAVELQTAFVRKQFESVTAQAKDLQAVAQKVATETSQPVKDVFSKTFKAA is encoded by the coding sequence ATGAGCGAGACCGAAATCGAGGTTAAGCCCGCCAAGAAGTCCGCCAAGCCGGCTGTCGCCGAGAAGGTCGGGGCTTTCGAGATGCCCAAGTTCGAGCTGCCGAAGTTCGACGTGCCGAAGTTCGAGATGCCGAAGCTCGACTTCGCCAAGATGCCCCAGATCGAAGTCCCGCCGGTGTTCCGCGAGATGGCCGAGAAGGGCGTCGAGCAGGCCAAGCAGAACTACGAGAAGCTCAAGGTCGCGGCCGAAGAGGCGACCGACATGATCGAGGACACCTACGAGACCGCCCGTTCGGGCTTGGTCGAGTACAATCTCAAGGCCCTCGACGCCATGAAGGCCAACACCGACGCGGTCTTCGGCTTCGCCAAGGACCTCGCCTCGGTGAAGACCTTCGCGGAAGCGGTCGAGCTGCAGACGGCCTTCGTCCGCAAGCAGTTCGAGTCCGTCACCGCCCAGGCGAAGGACCTGCAGGCCGTGGCCCAGAAGGTCGCGACCGAGACCTCGCAGCCGGTCAAGGACGTCTTCTCGAAGACCTTCAAGGCGGCCTGA